The Agaribacterium sp. ZY112 genome includes the window TACGCCTCATATTCATATCGGTGTATTTGATAATACATTAGAGACAATTAGAGCTTCGTTCACTTTACTTTGTGAGCGATTACAAAAAGAAGCGTTATCGATTACGCTTGGTTTTGCCGCAGAGGTTCGCCTTTGTCCTGAAATTATTACTTTGCTTGAGCAAGATAAATTACCTTTTCTTGGCTCTATAGCAGGGAAAAAGCTACTTTTATTAGAGTTTCCTCACACCCATATTCCCCCTGGAAGCGAAAGATTTATTGACTTCCTTTTGGCGAAAAATATTCTCCCTCTTATCGCCCACCCTGAAAGAAATGTAGAGGCTCGTGAGTTGCCTCAAGTACTGCAGCCCTTTATTCAGCGCTCATGTATGTTTCAGATCACCGCAAGCTCAATTTTAGGGCAGTTTGGAAAGGAGTCAGAGAGTTTGGCTTGGCAGTTAATAGCTTCTTCGCCGAATGTTGTGGTGGCTTCGGATATGCATAACATGCAAAAGCGAGCCCCAAGAATGGAAGAGGCATATAGAGCCGTGAGTTCAAAGTTCGGTGAGCTTAGAGCCGATGAGTTATTTGTGCAGCTTCCTCATCGAATTATCAGTTCTAATTCTAGCCTAGTGTCATTTTGATGTTTTCTCAGTCAATACATAGTCTGTTGCTTAAGCTTGTTATAGCTACGCTGTCTTTATTGATTTTGTTTTTTTCTTTTGAGCGTGCCTTTGCAAATATCTTTTTTTTGAAAATTGATGCGTATTTTAGTCGTTGGAATGAATCGGCACAGCCAATACCGGATGAGTTAGAAGACGCTCGAGCTGCTATTGTTCCTATGTTAGCTTGGCAGGGCAATAACCCCGCTTATCACTCTGCAGCAGCCCGTGTTTATGAATGGCAGGCTTATTATGATTTTAATGAGTTGCAATTAAGGCAAGAGGCGTTACGAGAGGCTCTTAGCTATTATCAGGGCGCTGCGAAGCTTAGGCCTGCATGGCCTGACACCTGGGCGGCCAAACTCAAAATTAAAGCCCAGTTAAACGAGTTTGATGATCAGTTTGCTCGCTATATTAAGGCGGCGGATAAATACGGCCCGTATAACCTTAATGTTAATCAAACCATTGCTAAAACCCAGCTTCTATATTGGGATGAACTACCTAAAAACTTTCGAGCGCTAGGTTTAAAACATATTACAAGAGCCCTTGCTAATGATCGGCTAAGGCACCCTTTAGTCCTTTATGCTCGATCTTTAAATAGGCTTCCTATTGTATGTTCTATAGGGCAGCTAAATGAGCTTCCTCTGGTCATAAATCATAAATTCTGTGTCACCATAAATTAGGCGCTTTTCACTCGGCGTAATTATTGCTCTGTTAAAAAACGAAACTATCTATAGCGTGTGGGCGGCTCTATGTGTGGAGTTGTATCGTGAGTTTTCGAAAGGATATTAATGGCTTAAGAGCGATAGCTGTTATTGCTGTTGTTCTATACCACTTTAACCCGATATGGCTGCCCGGTGGTTTTGCTGGGGTTGATGTGTTTTTTGTTATCTCAGGCTTCTTAATGACAGGCATTGTTTTTAGGGGCTTGGAAAATAACAGGTTTTCGATAGTCACCTTTTACGTGGCTAGGGCTAATCGGATTATTCCCGCTCTGGCTTTTTTATGTTTGACATTACTGGTTTTGGGTTGGTTTACTTTTAGTGCTTATGACTACGCTCAGTTAGCTAAGCATGTTCTGAGTAGTGTGACCTTCGTTTCCAATATGGTGTATTGGGGGGAGTCTGGTTATTTTGATGCAGCATCACATGAAAAGTGGCTATTACATACTTGGTCGCTCTCTGCCGAGTGGCAGTTTTATATGCTTTATCCTATTTTTCTTGCGTTATTTA containing:
- a CDS encoding tyrosine-protein phosphatase, whose protein sequence is MIDLHSHILADIDDGASTLDDSVAMLAEISKQGVSTVLATPHIHIGVFDNTLETIRASFTLLCERLQKEALSITLGFAAEVRLCPEIITLLEQDKLPFLGSIAGKKLLLLEFPHTHIPPGSERFIDFLLAKNILPLIAHPERNVEARELPQVLQPFIQRSCMFQITASSILGQFGKESESLAWQLIASSPNVVVASDMHNMQKRAPRMEEAYRAVSSKFGELRADELFVQLPHRIISSNSSLVSF
- a CDS encoding VpsP family polysaccharide biosynthesis protein, which produces MFSQSIHSLLLKLVIATLSLLILFFSFERAFANIFFLKIDAYFSRWNESAQPIPDELEDARAAIVPMLAWQGNNPAYHSAAARVYEWQAYYDFNELQLRQEALREALSYYQGAAKLRPAWPDTWAAKLKIKAQLNEFDDQFARYIKAADKYGPYNLNVNQTIAKTQLLYWDELPKNFRALGLKHITRALANDRLRHPLVLYARSLNRLPIVCSIGQLNELPLVINHKFCVTIN